A region from the Citrobacter koseri ATCC BAA-895 genome encodes:
- the osmC gene encoding peroxiredoxin OsmC translates to MTIHKKGQAHWEGDIKGGKGTVSTESGVLNQQPYGFNTRFEGVKGTNPEELIGAAHAACFSMALSLMLGEAGFTPSSIDTTADVSLDKVDAGFAITKIALHSEVAVPGIDASTFDGIIQKAKAGCPVSQVLKAEITLDYQLTS, encoded by the coding sequence ATGACAATCCATAAGAAAGGTCAGGCACACTGGGAAGGCGATATTAAAGGTGGAAAAGGTACGGTATCGACCGAAAGCGGCGTGTTGAATCAACAACCCTATGGCTTTAATACACGCTTTGAAGGCGTAAAAGGAACCAACCCGGAAGAGTTGATCGGCGCGGCCCACGCGGCCTGTTTCTCGATGGCGCTTTCGCTGATGCTGGGCGAGGCGGGTTTTACCCCATCGTCAATCGACACGACAGCCGATGTCTCGCTGGATAAAGTCGACGCGGGTTTTGCGATCACGAAAATTGCGTTGCACAGTGAAGTGGCCGTACCTGGCATTGATGCGTCCACCTTTGACGGCATTATTCAGAAAGCGAAAGCCGGATGCCCGGTTTCGCAGGTGCTGAAAGCGGAAATCACGCTGGATTATCAGTTGACGTCATAA
- the sra gene encoding stationary-phase-induced ribosome-associated protein, which translates to MKSNRQARHILGLDHKISNQRKLVTEGDKVSVVNNPTGRKRHADSQK; encoded by the coding sequence ATGAAATCGAACCGTCAGGCCCGTCATATTCTTGGACTGGACCATAAAATTTCCAACCAACGCAAGCTCGTGACCGAAGGCGATAAAGTCAGTGTGGTCAACAACCCTACTGGCAGAAAACGTCACGCTGACAGCCAAAAGTAA